One part of the Dermacentor andersoni chromosome 2, qqDerAnde1_hic_scaffold, whole genome shotgun sequence genome encodes these proteins:
- the LOC126540539 gene encoding uncharacterized protein — translation MSFDAESPRRTGDGDGAASIGDAAPPAPAPTGRREKPRAPPVTVQPVLYSSALAALAASSPPSVEYATPGRAPASSGDGGDNGGRRRRRTNSDRQRLRAEMLALARSPGCWRPLLVFVFSLVIGLTLALAAYGIRGSRLDGRAMPRRGNGTY, via the exons ATGTCCTTCGATGCCGAGTCCCCTCGACGAACAGGCGACGGAGATGGCGCGGCTTCCATCGGCGACGCTGCGCCACCTGCTCCCGCGCCGACGGGGCGCCGCGAGAAGCCCCGAGCTCCTCCGGTGACAGTGCAGCCAGTGCTGTACAGCAGCGCGCTGGCC GCCTTGGCGGCATCGTCGCCGCCGTCGGTAGAGTACGCAACGCCCGGCCGCGCACCCGCTTCgtccggcgacggcggcgacaatGGCGGCCGCAGGAGGCGGAGGACCAACAGCGACCGTCAGCGCTTGCGCGCGGAGATGCTGGCGCTCGCACGTTCCCCTGGCTGCTGGCGCCCCCTGCTGGTCTTCGTCTTCAGCCTGGTGATCGGGCTCACGCTGGCGCTGGCCGCCTACGGAATCAGGGGATCCCGCCTGGACGGTAGAGCGATGCCTCGGCGCGGGAACGGCACCTACTAG